The Campylobacter sp. RM10537 genome has a segment encoding these proteins:
- a CDS encoding cytidylyltransferase domain-containing protein has protein sequence MNLAIIPARSGSKGIKNKNLVPLNNKPLLYYTIYAAKNSHFIDKIVLNSDGDEILEYGKTQDIDTLKRPIELAQDDTTSDKVILHTLKFYKYYENIIFLQPTSPFRTYKHIDEAFLKFQEEQSNALISVTEYDNKILKAFIVDKKGYLQGICNDKYPFMPRQKLPKTYMSNGAIYIIKTDLFLKNPTFFQEKTTYYIMDEKSSLDIDSTKDLKKANTILQSSL, from the coding sequence ATGAATTTAGCAATCATTCCAGCTCGATCTGGATCAAAAGGAATAAAAAATAAAAATTTAGTACCTTTAAACAATAAACCCCTGCTTTATTACACCATATATGCCGCTAAAAATTCCCATTTCATCGACAAAATTGTTTTAAATAGCGATGGAGATGAAATTTTAGAATATGGAAAAACTCAAGATATTGATACCTTAAAAAGACCGATTGAATTAGCACAAGATGATACAACTAGTGATAAAGTTATTTTACATACCCTAAAATTTTATAAATATTATGAAAATATTATTTTTTTACAACCTACCTCTCCTTTTAGAACCTATAAACACATTGATGAAGCCTTTTTAAAATTTCAAGAAGAACAATCAAATGCACTGATTAGCGTTACAGAATATGATAATAAAATTTTAAAAGCTTTTATAGTGGATAAAAAAGGCTATTTGCAAGGTATATGCAATGATAAATACCCTTTTATGCCTAGACAAAAATTACCAAAAACTTATATGAGTAATGGTGCAATTTATATTATAAAAACTGATTTATTTTTAAAAAATCCGACTTTTTTTCAAGAAAAAACAACTTATTATATTATGGATGAAAAATCAAGTCTAGATATAGACAGTACTAAAGATTTGAAAAAAGCAAATACTATTTTACAATCTTCCCTCTAA
- the rfaE1 gene encoding D-glycero-beta-D-manno-heptose-7-phosphate kinase, whose translation MLEFLSQQKPKILIIGDFMVDNYTWCDCSRISPEAPVLVAKTSRQDQRLGGAANVYANLKSLGADVFALGVIGDDKNSEFLKANLKGEFLIQNGRKTPFKNRIMAHNQQVLRLDEEDTSDIILEEELIALFCKYIKDFQVVVLSDYAKGVLTPKVCKALIQKANEFNIPILIDPKGSDFSKYSGATLLTPNKKEALEALKFENLDGENLEKGIKKLKDDFNLEYSMITLSEAGIAVYDQKLHIAPAKALEVYDVTGAGDSVIAVLAFCLANKVDIFKACEIANEAAAVVVSKVGSVSVSFDEIKSLKRSDFEKKIVSQNELMKILSDKNKKVVFTNGCFDIVHFGHIQYLQKAKKLGDVLIVGLNSDESVRRLKGNERPINSEFQRACMLAAFYFVDYIVIFDEDTPLKLITALKPDILVKGADYEGKEVVGADLVSKVELIKFEEGFSTSKIIEKIRKQND comes from the coding sequence ATGCTTGAATTTCTAAGTCAGCAAAAACCAAAAATTCTTATTATAGGTGATTTTATGGTGGATAATTATACTTGGTGTGATTGTTCGCGTATTAGCCCTGAAGCTCCTGTTTTAGTAGCAAAAACTTCAAGACAAGATCAAAGACTTGGAGGAGCTGCAAATGTTTATGCAAATTTAAAAAGCTTAGGAGCGGATGTTTTTGCATTGGGAGTAATAGGAGATGATAAAAATAGTGAGTTTTTAAAAGCAAATTTAAAGGGTGAGTTTTTGATACAAAATGGACGTAAAACTCCATTTAAAAATCGTATCATGGCACATAATCAGCAAGTATTAAGACTTGATGAGGAAGATACAAGTGATATAATTTTAGAAGAAGAGCTTATCGCTTTATTTTGTAAATATATTAAAGATTTTCAAGTGGTAGTTTTAAGTGATTATGCTAAAGGAGTTTTAACTCCTAAGGTATGTAAAGCATTGATACAGAAAGCTAATGAATTTAATATTCCTATTTTGATTGATCCAAAAGGAAGTGATTTTAGTAAATATAGTGGTGCAACTTTACTCACTCCAAATAAAAAAGAGGCTTTAGAAGCATTGAAATTTGAAAATTTGGACGGAGAAAATTTAGAAAAAGGCATTAAAAAATTAAAAGATGATTTTAATTTAGAGTATTCCATGATCACTCTTTCAGAGGCAGGAATTGCTGTTTATGATCAAAAATTACACATTGCACCAGCTAAGGCTTTGGAAGTGTATGATGTTACCGGAGCAGGGGATAGCGTGATCGCGGTTTTAGCTTTTTGCTTGGCAAATAAAGTAGATATTTTTAAAGCTTGTGAAATTGCTAATGAAGCAGCAGCAGTTGTTGTAAGCAAAGTAGGTAGTGTGAGCGTGAGTTTTGATGAGATAAAAAGTCTTAAAAGAAGTGATTTTGAAAAAAAGATTGTTAGTCAAAATGAACTTATGAAAATTTTAAGCGATAAAAATAAAAAAGTTGTTTTTACTAATGGTTGTTTTGATATAGTGCATTTTGGTCATATACAATATCTTCAAAAAGCAAAAAAATTAGGTGATGTGCTAATAGTGGGATTAAATTCTGATGAAAGTGTGCGTCGCTTAAAAGGAAATGAAAGGCCTATAAATTCTGAATTTCAAAGAGCTTGTATGTTAGCAGCTTTTTATTTTGTAGATTATATTGTGATCTTTGATGAGGATACGCCCTTAAAATTGATCACAGCTTTAAAGCCCGATATTTTGGTTAAGGGTGCTGATTATGAAGGTAAGGAAGTTGTAGGGGCTGATCTTGTTTCAAAAGTTGAGTTGATCAAATTTGAAGAGGGTTTTAGTACAAGTAAAATTATAGAAAAAATTAGGAAGCAAAATGATTAA
- the rfaD gene encoding ADP-glyceromanno-heptose 6-epimerase, with amino-acid sequence MKIAITGGAGFIGSGLALKLQKDHEILIIDKMSSNEILDNGNLECFGHFKNLLDFEDELYVGDIKDEKTLQKIRKFKPDVIFHKAAISDTTVYNQNKILTTNLNTFKDFIELSIDINAKLIYASSASVYGNQPSPQKVGVEDPKNPYAFSKLMMDKIARKYYDKAHIVGLRYFNVYGKGEFYKNKTASMVVQFAHQILAGKNPRLFEKSDQIYRDFVYIKDAIDANLVALDSKCGVYNVGSGVARTFQDIVDILQKELGTNLPCEYIPNPYIKAYQFHTQAELSKDWAYQPKFSLEMGIKDYLDEIKRLFEKEVNA; translated from the coding sequence ATGAAAATAGCAATTACAGGTGGAGCAGGTTTTATAGGATCTGGACTTGCTTTAAAATTGCAAAAAGATCATGAAATTTTAATCATTGATAAAATGTCAAGTAACGAAATTTTAGATAATGGTAATTTAGAGTGTTTTGGGCATTTTAAAAATTTGCTTGATTTTGAAGATGAGCTTTATGTTGGAGATATCAAAGATGAAAAAACTTTACAAAAGATAAGAAAATTTAAACCTGATGTGATTTTTCATAAAGCAGCTATTTCAGATACAACAGTTTATAATCAAAATAAGATTTTAACAACAAATTTAAATACTTTTAAAGATTTTATAGAATTAAGCATAGATATTAATGCAAAATTAATTTATGCAAGTTCAGCTTCAGTTTATGGCAATCAACCAAGCCCACAAAAAGTCGGGGTTGAAGATCCTAAAAATCCCTATGCATTTTCAAAACTTATGATGGATAAAATTGCAAGAAAATACTATGATAAAGCTCATATTGTTGGACTTAGATATTTTAATGTGTATGGAAAAGGTGAATTTTATAAAAACAAAACCGCATCAATGGTAGTGCAATTTGCTCATCAAATTTTAGCAGGAAAAAATCCTCGTTTATTTGAAAAGAGTGATCAAATTTATAGAGATTTTGTGTATATTAAAGATGCTATTGATGCAAATTTAGTTGCACTTGATTCTAAATGCGGAGTTTATAACGTAGGTAGTGGCGTAGCAAGGACTTTTCAAGATATAGTTGATATTTTACAAAAAGAGCTGGGTACAAATTTACCTTGTGAGTATATCCCAAATCCTTATATTAAAGCCTATCAATTTCATACTCAAGCTGAGCTTTCTAAAGATTGGGCTTATCAGCCAAAATTTAGTCTTGAAATGGGAATTAAAGATTATTTAGATGAAATTAAACGTCTTTTTGAAAAGGAAGTTAATGCTTGA
- a CDS encoding glycosyltransferase family 25 protein encodes MKVFIINLERSKDRKEHIQKQIQKLFEKNSSLKNKLEFIFFKAVNAKNNEHLEFKQHFPWWGSWVLGRELSDGEKACFASHYKLWQECVRLNEPIIVLEDDVEFSDEFLNNGEEYIDELLKSKYEYIRLCYLFNKRLYFLSESWIGEGYYLSFEKLAGTQGYVLKPNAAKKFISKAQFIYMPVDDYMDKFYKHKVLNIIKKPLLLKHSLELQSNISQLGRYGRKIKIYRKIIREIFRFYSSILRLLSIIYIKNRLKLK; translated from the coding sequence ATGAAAGTTTTTATTATCAATCTAGAGCGCTCCAAAGATAGAAAGGAGCATATACAAAAACAAATTCAAAAGCTTTTTGAAAAAAATTCTAGTTTAAAAAATAAGCTAGAATTTATTTTTTTTAAAGCAGTTAATGCAAAAAACAATGAACATTTAGAATTTAAACAACATTTTCCTTGGTGGGGTTCTTGGGTACTAGGTAGAGAGCTTAGTGATGGTGAAAAAGCTTGTTTTGCTAGTCATTATAAATTATGGCAAGAATGCGTTAGACTGAATGAACCTATAATAGTACTAGAAGATGATGTGGAATTTAGTGATGAATTTTTAAATAATGGAGAAGAATATATAGATGAGTTATTGAAGAGTAAATATGAATACATAAGACTTTGTTATTTGTTTAATAAAAGATTGTATTTTTTGAGCGAGAGTTGGATAGGAGAAGGGTATTATTTGAGTTTTGAAAAACTTGCTGGAACTCAAGGTTATGTATTAAAACCCAATGCTGCAAAAAAATTTATATCAAAAGCACAATTTATTTATATGCCCGTTGATGATTATATGGATAAATTTTATAAACATAAAGTTTTAAATATTATTAAAAAGCCTTTATTGCTAAAACATAGTTTGGAATTGCAAAGCAATATTTCTCAACTTGGGCGTTATGGTCGAAAAATAAAAATTTATAGAAAAATTATCAGAGAAATTTTCAGATTTTACTCAAGTATTTTAAGGTTATTATCTATTATATATATAAAAAATCGATTAAAGCTTAAGTAA
- the waaF gene encoding lipopolysaccharide heptosyltransferase II, giving the protein MKIFIHLPTWLGDAVMASAALYGIKKYFKDAEFILYGSFASTQLFKNFSHSKTIIEDRKKRYKQALKLRKEFKIDLAISFRSSLSSKIILNILRAKKRYFFNKRKFKEEHQVLKYLYFIENALNFKIHSKELQLPIKRRFTHPLTLKNGKKILGINPGATFGSAKRWDASYFAEVAKEFSKSHEILIFGAGHGEQILCDEIEKLLKNSNIKAKNLCNKTSIQNLCQNIALCDLFITNDSGPMHIAAAYKIKTIAIFGPTKFTQTSPWKNPNAKLVHLNLDCMPCMQKICPLKHHKCMKDLKPEMVMEKAKKFT; this is encoded by the coding sequence ATGAAAATTTTTATCCATCTTCCCACTTGGCTAGGCGATGCTGTAATGGCTTCAGCGGCTTTATATGGTATAAAAAAATATTTTAAAGATGCTGAGTTTATCCTTTATGGTTCTTTTGCTTCTACTCAGCTTTTTAAAAATTTTTCTCATTCTAAAACTATCATAGAAGATAGAAAAAAACGTTATAAACAAGCTTTGAAATTGCGTAAAGAATTTAAAATAGACCTTGCGATCTCTTTTAGATCATCTTTGTCTTCTAAAATCATTTTAAATATATTAAGAGCAAAAAAAAGATATTTTTTCAATAAACGCAAATTTAAAGAAGAGCATCAAGTTTTAAAATATCTTTATTTCATTGAAAATGCTTTAAATTTTAAAATTCATTCCAAAGAATTACAACTTCCGATTAAAAGAAGATTTACACATCCTCTAACACTCAAAAATGGTAAAAAAATTCTAGGGATCAATCCAGGGGCTACCTTTGGAAGTGCTAAACGTTGGGATGCGAGTTATTTTGCCGAAGTGGCAAAAGAATTTTCAAAAAGCCATGAAATTTTAATTTTTGGTGCTGGACATGGGGAGCAAATTCTTTGCGATGAAATTGAAAAGCTTTTAAAAAATTCAAACATTAAGGCTAAAAATCTTTGCAATAAAACAAGCATTCAAAATTTATGTCAAAATATAGCCCTTTGTGATCTTTTTATAACAAATGATAGTGGACCTATGCATATAGCAGCTGCTTATAAGATAAAAACCATAGCAATCTTTGGTCCTACTAAATTTACTCAAACTTCACCTTGGAAAAATCCTAATGCAAAATTAGTGCATTTAAATCTAGACTGTATGCCTTGTATGCAAAAAATTTGCCCTTTAAAACATCATAAATGCATGAAAGATTTAAAACCTGAAATGGTAATGGAAAAGGCTAAAAAATTTACTTAA
- a CDS encoding c-type cytochrome, giving the protein MKKMLVISVLACIGVSAFAADGATIFKKCAVCHGAKADKVYLNKVPALKTLSFEERAQALKEYKAGTRNKFGQGAIMKVQLNSLSEADLEAVDKYIETLK; this is encoded by the coding sequence ATGAAAAAAATGTTAGTAATCTCTGTATTAGCATGTATCGGTGTTTCAGCTTTTGCTGCTGATGGTGCAACTATATTTAAAAAATGTGCGGTATGCCACGGTGCAAAAGCAGATAAAGTTTATTTAAATAAAGTTCCAGCTCTTAAAACTTTAAGTTTTGAAGAAAGAGCACAAGCACTTAAAGAATATAAAGCAGGCACAAGAAACAAATTTGGCCAAGGTGCTATTATGAAAGTTCAATTAAACAGCTTAAGCGAAGCTGATTTAGAAGCTGTTGATAAATATATTGAAACTTTAAAATAA
- a CDS encoding heavy metal translocating P-type ATPase translates to MKCEHCRLSYQKSQMIIYKDKFFCCKGCESVWKILHETGLDEFYERLGDRSLKPVNLEFSNKNYDEFITQTKEGFSEIYLMIHGIECAACIWLNEKILIKQQGILELDINHLSHKARIVFDKESISLSQILNLIESIGYKASAYNPVKSSKKADLMKREFYSKLVVGIACVMNIMWIAVAKYAGFFSGMDRDIKDILNFFEFILCSPVLFYTGSNFYKSALKSLKFKSLNMDTLVISGATLAYSYSLWAMFTRSSEVYFDSVAMIICFVFIGKYLEMFSKKRALDTIDGLNDFLQNEVMVFNGRDFAPKEVQKVCIGDKILLKSGDKILIDGICKKGEASIDTSSLSGENEPCLVKQGDIVNSACIVLDGSIEYEASKVYSDSKLSQIIKLLEFASMKKAKLESLVSQISSYFSRVVLSFALICFLIWFFYYKAGIEISLINAISVLIIACPCALALATPVSNLVALGRALKKAILFKSSSVVEDLSKCNMVVFDKTGVLTKPNLEVKHFFLHEKLNIDEFYTFVSLSNHPISKSVAQFLSKNKNAKRLNLNFQEVSNIQAKGIKAILNDKVFLGGNLKFLQENNIIFNQEFNNSHFVFASDDEVLAYFEFSSVLRDGAKNLITYLKSTKTQIMILSGDNQKAVEKIANELEICDFKAACLPEEKMQIVEKLSQNKKVLFVGDGINDALALKYAAVSVSLREGSDLAIENSDILLLKNDLNSLKNAIQISKNTYKIIKQNLFLSLFYNACTIPLAFLGLINPLVAAISMSFSSIMVVLNALRIKNE, encoded by the coding sequence ATGAAATGTGAACATTGTAGATTAAGTTATCAAAAATCCCAAATGATTATTTATAAAGATAAATTTTTTTGCTGTAAGGGATGTGAAAGCGTTTGGAAAATCCTGCATGAAACAGGCTTGGATGAATTTTATGAAAGGTTAGGAGATCGATCTTTAAAACCTGTAAATTTAGAATTTTCAAATAAAAACTATGATGAATTTATCACTCAAACCAAAGAAGGTTTTAGTGAAATTTATCTTATGATTCATGGTATTGAGTGTGCAGCCTGTATATGGTTAAATGAAAAAATTTTAATTAAACAACAAGGAATTTTAGAACTAGATATCAATCATTTAAGTCATAAAGCAAGAATAGTTTTTGATAAGGAAAGTATTTCCTTAAGTCAAATTTTGAATTTAATCGAAAGCATAGGTTATAAAGCAAGTGCGTATAATCCTGTTAAAAGTTCTAAAAAAGCTGATTTAATGAAAAGAGAGTTTTATTCTAAACTCGTAGTAGGCATTGCTTGTGTGATGAATATTATGTGGATTGCTGTAGCAAAATACGCTGGTTTTTTTAGCGGTATGGATAGAGATATAAAAGATATTTTGAATTTTTTTGAATTTATTCTTTGTTCTCCTGTGCTTTTTTACACTGGATCTAATTTTTATAAAAGCGCTTTAAAATCTTTAAAATTTAAAAGCCTCAATATGGATACTTTGGTAATTAGCGGAGCTACTTTAGCGTATAGCTATTCTTTATGGGCTATGTTTACAAGATCTTCTGAAGTTTATTTTGACTCGGTTGCGATGATTATTTGTTTTGTATTTATAGGAAAATATCTTGAAATGTTTAGTAAAAAACGTGCTTTAGATACTATAGATGGACTAAATGATTTTTTACAAAATGAAGTTATGGTTTTTAATGGAAGGGATTTTGCGCCTAAAGAAGTGCAAAAAGTCTGCATAGGAGATAAAATTTTACTTAAAAGTGGAGATAAAATTTTAATTGATGGGATTTGTAAAAAGGGTGAAGCGAGTATAGATACTTCATCTTTAAGTGGAGAAAATGAGCCTTGCTTAGTTAAACAAGGAGATATAGTTAATTCTGCTTGTATTGTTTTAGATGGGAGTATTGAGTATGAAGCGAGTAAAGTTTATAGTGATTCTAAATTAAGTCAAATTATAAAGCTTTTAGAGTTTGCAAGTATGAAAAAAGCAAAACTTGAAAGTTTAGTTTCTCAAATTTCTTCTTATTTTTCTCGTGTAGTTTTAAGTTTTGCTTTAATATGTTTTTTAATATGGTTTTTTTATTATAAAGCTGGAATTGAAATTTCTTTGATCAATGCAATTTCCGTTTTAATTATAGCTTGCCCTTGTGCTTTAGCTTTAGCTACTCCAGTTAGCAATCTTGTGGCGCTTGGTAGAGCATTAAAAAAAGCAATTTTATTTAAGAGTTCAAGTGTGGTCGAGGATCTTTCAAAATGCAATATGGTTGTATTTGATAAAACAGGGGTTTTAACTAAGCCTAATTTAGAAGTAAAACATTTTTTCTTGCATGAAAAGTTGAATATCGATGAATTTTATACTTTTGTTTCACTTTCAAATCATCCAATTTCAAAAAGTGTTGCACAATTTTTAAGTAAAAACAAAAATGCTAAACGTTTAAATTTAAATTTTCAAGAAGTAAGCAATATACAAGCAAAAGGTATTAAGGCTATATTAAATGATAAAGTTTTTTTAGGTGGAAATTTAAAATTTTTGCAAGAAAATAATATAATTTTTAATCAAGAATTTAATAATTCTCATTTTGTTTTTGCTAGCGATGATGAAGTTTTAGCTTATTTTGAATTCTCGAGTGTTTTAAGGGATGGAGCTAAAAATTTAATCACCTATCTTAAATCTACAAAAACTCAAATTATGATTTTAAGTGGTGATAATCAAAAAGCAGTTGAAAAAATCGCTAATGAACTTGAAATTTGTGATTTTAAAGCTGCTTGTTTGCCTGAAGAAAAAATGCAAATTGTGGAAAAATTAAGTCAAAATAAAAAAGTTTTATTTGTAGGAGATGGTATAAATGATGCTTTGGCATTAAAATATGCCGCTGTTTCTGTAAGTTTGCGTGAAGGAAGTGATTTGGCAATTGAAAATAGTGATATTTTGCTTTTAAAAAATGATCTAAATTCTTTAAAAAATGCTATACAAATTTCAAAAAATACTTACAAAATCATCAAGCAAAATTTATTCCTTTCTTTATTTTACAATGCTTGTACTATACCTCTAGCTTTTTTAGGACTTATTAATCCTTTAGTTGCAGCAATTTCTATGTCTTTTAGTAGTATAATGGTGGTTTTAAATGCTTTAAGGATAAAAAATGAATAG
- a CDS encoding glycosyltransferase family 2 protein, protein MPKISLIIPMYNVQNLLSRTLQSCTNQTFKDIEIIIIDDKSEDESLNIALEFAKKDQRIKIFKNDKNLGTFASRNLGVLRSSADFVMFLDADDFLPLRACEIAICSMKPELDLLCFDAFVHRVKTKQFYRFKKDEIFTQEQFLEFLIKQRHFCWSVWAKVFKKDLILKIFEKIDIFEKLCYGEDVLFCYIYFMFCKKIAIFKECLYYYEFNENGRYENKNKEILWQNYQDKKRSLEILKSIKNDFWEFNKKFFLILEKEIKSLEGRL, encoded by the coding sequence ATGCCAAAAATCAGTCTTATTATCCCTATGTATAATGTTCAAAATTTGCTTTCAAGAACCTTACAAAGTTGCACAAATCAGACTTTTAAAGATATAGAAATCATAATTATTGATGATAAAAGCGAAGATGAAAGCTTAAATATAGCCTTGGAATTTGCTAAAAAAGACCAAAGAATAAAAATTTTTAAAAATGATAAGAATTTAGGCACCTTTGCAAGTAGAAATTTGGGAGTTTTAAGATCAAGTGCTGATTTTGTGATGTTTTTAGATGCGGATGATTTTTTGCCTTTAAGAGCTTGTGAAATAGCTATTTGTAGCATGAAACCTGAGTTGGATTTGCTTTGTTTTGATGCTTTTGTTCATAGAGTAAAAACTAAGCAATTTTATCGTTTTAAAAAAGATGAAATTTTTACTCAAGAACAATTTTTAGAATTTTTAATCAAGCAAAGACATTTTTGCTGGTCGGTTTGGGCAAAGGTTTTTAAAAAAGATCTAATTCTTAAAATTTTTGAAAAAATTGATATTTTTGAAAAACTTTGTTATGGTGAGGATGTACTTTTTTGTTATATTTATTTTATGTTTTGTAAAAAAATAGCTATTTTTAAAGAATGCCTTTATTATTATGAATTTAATGAGAATGGTAGGTATGAAAACAAAAATAAAGAAATTTTATGGCAAAATTATCAAGATAAAAAAAGAAGCTTAGAGATTTTGAAATCAATTAAAAATGATTTTTGGGAATTTAATAAAAAGTTTTTTTTGATTTTAGAAAAAGAAATTAAAAGTTTAGAGGGAAGATTGTAA
- the gmhA gene encoding D-sedoheptulose 7-phosphate isomerase, giving the protein MINLIEKEWQEHQEVLKASEILKGQIAKVGELICQCLKENGKILICGNGGSAADSQHFAAELSGRYKKERKALAGIALTTDTSALSAIGNDYGFEFIFSRQLEALAREKDILVGISTSGNSPNVLEAFKKAKEFKMLCIGLSGKSGGKMNEICDYNLVVPSNDTARIQEMHILIIHALCQIVDENF; this is encoded by the coding sequence ATGATTAATCTTATAGAAAAAGAATGGCAAGAGCATCAAGAAGTATTAAAAGCTAGTGAAATTCTTAAAGGTCAGATCGCAAAAGTAGGTGAGCTAATATGCCAATGCTTAAAAGAAAATGGCAAAATACTTATTTGTGGCAATGGTGGAAGTGCTGCAGATTCTCAGCATTTTGCTGCTGAACTTAGCGGTCGCTATAAAAAAGAACGTAAAGCTTTAGCGGGCATAGCTTTAACCACTGATACTTCAGCTTTAAGTGCGATAGGGAATGATTACGGATTTGAGTTTATATTTTCAAGACAGCTTGAGGCTTTAGCAAGAGAAAAAGATATCTTAGTAGGAATATCAACAAGCGGCAATAGCCCTAATGTTTTAGAGGCTTTTAAAAAAGCAAAAGAATTTAAAATGCTTTGTATAGGATTAAGTGGAAAAAGTGGGGGTAAGATGAATGAAATTTGTGATTACAATCTTGTTGTACCAAGCAATGATACAGCAAGAATTCAAGAAATGCATATTTTAATCATTCATGCACTTTGTCAAATAGTCGATGAGAATTTTTGA
- the rho gene encoding transcription termination factor Rho: MEKEKKQHQRTHIPVEGYKIEDLKLLDLENLVKIANECEIENPREFRRQELIFEILKAQTKKGGFILFTGILEISSEGYGFLRGMDSNLSDSVNDAYVSNSQIRKFALRVGDIVTGQVREPKDQEKYYALLKIEAINYMPLQEAKERPLFDNLTPIFPTEKIKLEYDPMKLTGRVLDLFTPIGKGQRGLIVAPPRTGKTELMKELAAAIARNHPEMHLIVLLVDERPEEVTDMQRCVKGEVFSSTFDLPAYNHVRVAELVIEKAKRMVETGKDVIILLDSITRLARAYNTATPSSGKVLSGGVDANALHKPKRFFGAARNIENGGSLTIIATALIDTGSRMDDVIFEEFKGTGNSEIVLDRNISDRRIYPAINIIKSGTRKEELLQGVAELQKIWAIRSAISQMDDIEALKFLYSKMLKTKDNVELLSIMNE, translated from the coding sequence ATGGAAAAAGAAAAAAAACAACATCAAAGAACCCATATTCCAGTTGAGGGTTATAAAATAGAAGATTTAAAATTACTTGACTTAGAAAATTTAGTCAAAATTGCAAATGAATGTGAAATAGAAAATCCACGCGAATTTCGTCGTCAAGAACTTATTTTTGAAATTTTAAAAGCACAAACTAAAAAAGGCGGATTTATACTCTTTACAGGAATTTTAGAAATTTCAAGTGAGGGCTATGGCTTTTTAAGAGGTATGGATTCTAATTTAAGCGATAGCGTTAATGACGCTTATGTTTCTAATTCCCAAATTCGTAAATTTGCATTACGTGTAGGAGATATCGTCACAGGGCAAGTTAGAGAACCTAAAGATCAAGAAAAATATTATGCGCTTTTAAAAATTGAAGCGATTAATTATATGCCTTTACAAGAAGCTAAAGAAAGGCCATTATTTGACAATTTAACCCCGATTTTTCCTACTGAAAAAATCAAACTAGAATACGATCCTATGAAATTAACAGGACGCGTTTTAGATCTTTTTACCCCTATAGGAAAAGGACAACGTGGGCTTATAGTAGCACCGCCTAGAACAGGTAAAACAGAACTCATGAAAGAATTAGCAGCTGCAATTGCTAGAAATCATCCAGAAATGCATTTAATTGTTCTTTTAGTTGATGAAAGACCAGAAGAAGTAACCGATATGCAACGTTGCGTTAAAGGTGAGGTTTTTAGTTCTACTTTTGATTTACCTGCTTATAATCATGTTCGCGTTGCAGAACTTGTTATAGAAAAGGCAAAAAGAATGGTTGAAACGGGCAAAGATGTTATCATTTTACTTGATAGTATCACAAGACTTGCTAGAGCTTATAATACAGCAACCCCTAGTAGCGGAAAAGTTTTAAGTGGTGGTGTAGATGCAAATGCACTCCATAAGCCAAAACGCTTTTTTGGTGCCGCTAGAAATATAGAAAATGGTGGATCTTTAACCATTATAGCTACTGCTTTAATTGATACTGGCTCAAGAATGGATGATGTAATTTTTGAAGAATTTAAAGGAACAGGAAATAGCGAAATCGTTCTTGATAGAAATATCTCTGATAGGAGAATTTATCCTGCGATCAATATTATCAAATCAGGCACTAGAAAAGAAGAACTTTTACAAGGTGTTGCAGAACTTCAAAAAATTTGGGCTATACGCTCTGCTATTTCTCAAATGGATGATATTGAAGCTCTTAAATTTTTATATTCAAAAATGCTAAAAACTAAAGATAATGTCGAACTTTTATCTATAATGAATGAGTGA
- a CDS encoding cbb3-type cytochrome oxidase assembly protein, whose protein sequence is MNSVITMMISVSILGFCVILAILLWGIKTKQFDDDYKFVTLNDDEESLRDAIELENRKKRALKDKRD, encoded by the coding sequence ATGAATAGTGTAATTACAATGATGATAAGTGTTTCCATCCTTGGTTTTTGTGTGATTTTGGCTATCTTGCTTTGGGGGATAAAAACTAAACAATTTGATGATGATTATAAATTTGTTACTTTAAATGATGATGAAGAATCATTACGCGATGCTATAGAACTTGAAAATCGTAAAAAGAGAGCTTTAAAGGATAAGAGAGATTAA